The sequence ATGAAAATGTGCGATCGTTTCGTTATGTGATGCTATAATATCCTTAATCTAAGTAACATTTCTTCTTGAATGTTTTCCATATCAACTATGTTGGAGAATGCGTGCAAGTTTTAGAGGGCATCCTTCACCTTCAACATCGGAAGGCAAAGATTGTAGAACGAACTGTCTACAAACTCGTCCACTTTCTGCCACTTCACATAGCTTTTCGTGTACAGTTCTTCtttggttttaatttttcccaCAAAGTGAGGATCGATGACCAGCAGATATGTATCCTGATCGTCACTGACATGGATTCCGGCAATGCCCTTTGACGCTGCATCCATGTCACCGCCCATCATAATCAAACCGCCGTACGTTTCGAAATAATCCTTCAGCGTGTCACTATGTTTGGTAATGCTATCTTTTTTGGATATGTGTATGACCTTGCAGGAAACGTCGAACAGGGTATCGATGACGTAGATGGCTTCCAGCGTGCCGATCCACTCGCGAGAACCGAAAAATCGTTCCGGTTTGTCCTTAATTTCCACTAGCGTCTGCTGGACAGTTGGAATGTTTGGAACTTCTTTGTCTAGGTCTTTGTTCTGGATGATCCACGAGCAAATAGATTGTAGCGTTCGGTATCCACAGCCCCAgccctgaaatagaaaaaatgaGAATATGTTGAAGTGCTGCGCTAATTTACTTTGGCTTAGAAACGAGAGCTACGAACATAAACGATTATCAACAACCATGTATGAAACGATTCCCCTGCAAAGTTGATTCAGTCATTGATATTCAGTAGGGTGAAAAGAGTTGCTTGTCAGTAAAGTAAATGTACATAAAATTAAAACGAAAGCTTCAAAGTTatcaaatttgattttaatcaaAGATCATACATAAGCAAAGTTCGGGATGAAATCTGttgaaataaacttttatttcttttatcGGACACACactcttaaaatttttaaaacaaaaaaaacccgATACTGaatccaaatatttttcaacataacTTCTTTTACCTTTGGCATAAATCGTATTTAGAGGTTCACAGCTTCAGCCTATGAGCCAACACGAAATTATTGCAACACTTAAAACTGGCTATAACTTTTTCCAACTTGCGGAAATCAACCAAATTTTACACAGTTTCTCTTTGAAATGTATTGTTTGCACCTTGTGAATGGCGTAGTTGTGTGATTTGTTGCGTTCAAAGTGGAAGTGAATCAAGTGGAGAAGCGTGAAAAAAATGTACGCTGACATGGAAAATCCGAAGCTGTCCCATCTTACTTTAGGAAAAATGCTGAAAATCTGTAACTCAACCATTTCAAGAGTGCTAAAAAGGTTCAACTTTCCATTGACTTTGGATCACAAGCGTGGAGCAAGAAGCAAACCGGGAGCAGCATGTAGGAAGACAGGGGGAAGGTTAAAAGTAAATTCACCATAAATCCcaacatttcaatatttatgtTGCAAAAAGATCGGCGTTACGTCCCGAAGGTGTAGGCAAGAGCTGGATTAAAAGCCTAAAAGGTTCAAAACCTCACAAACCGCGATGAACGGTAGCAAACTGTTGCCAAGACCGGTGCTAGGAAGCTCTACACGGAGCTGTtgatcaaatacaaaacatatgTCAAAGCTGACCTCCAACAAACGCCAGGGCAGGAATTTTACACCGGGAAGGATAAATTCCAAGTAAATGATCGTTTCAAAAAAAGACAATACCAAAATTTGCATCGAAGTTCCTCATTCGGCAGGCCATTTGTACCTGTGGAAAGCGAAGCGAAATTTTCGTCACAGCAAGTACCATCAATGGTGAAATTTATGAGACTGAGACGTCTTTTGCCATTTTTGGAGTAGCACAATGAAAAACCTTTATATTGGTCATTATTCTAAAAGCATGCTAGACTGGTATGAGACTAATTCGGTGCATTTCGTCCTTAAGGACATGAATCCGCCGAACTGGCGTGAATGTCGTCCGATCGAAATTTTTGGGCAATGATGAAGCGGGAACTCAGGAAGACCAATGAGATAGTCAAGGATGCAAAAAACATACGTAGGAAGTGGTTAAAAATGAGTAAATGGCATCAGATACGACTGTACAGGCTCTTATGGACGTTATGacaaagataaagataaaaaataaagataaagataaagacgattttttttatttctttattaaagtgttttttttaatatttgataaagttcatcactgtaaTCACTTGTTATGATACGAAAGTTTACCTAATAAACTGCATTGATTCAATGTATCTAAACTGAGGTTGATATATGTACAAAACTGCTCTGCAATTTTAGTTTTTATCCGATAAATGaatggaaatttgaagaaatacGGATGCGAAACTGTTTTCCTCCCGTCAAAAtatgtgaaaaagtgaaaattgaaagTGTACGGTTTTCATTCGAACTTTACCATTTAGTTGGAATGGAATACATTACTGAAGTTCGCCGCCGCATTTTAAacaggaaaaaataaaaaacaaccgagccacaCCTATTGGGTacttcagcgctcaccggctgacgaacgaaaacggcctacgactaattgatttcgctgcctccaagaatatggccattcgcagcacctacttccaacacagcc comes from Armigeres subalbatus isolate Guangzhou_Male chromosome 2, GZ_Asu_2, whole genome shotgun sequence and encodes:
- the LOC134211632 gene encoding probable Ufm1-specific protease 1, whose protein sequence is MDKLDLLLNVHSNLEPPKPDGSTYLMRGNYHYYHYGCDGFQDVGWGCGYRTLQSICSWIIQNKDLDKEVPNIPTVQQTLVEIKDKPERFFGSREWIGTLEAIYVIDTLFDVSCKVIHISKKDSITKHSDTLKDYFETYGGLIMMGGDMDAASKGIAGIHVSDDQDTYLLVIDPHFVGKIKTKEELYTKSYVKWQKVDEFVDSSFYNLCLPMLKVKDAL